The following are encoded in a window of Ruminiclostridium herbifermentans genomic DNA:
- the gshA gene encoding glutamate--cysteine ligase gives MNWNFENVLDIISKTDSKLLLKGKWGIERESQRVTENGCLALTEHPAAFGNKISNSEITTDFSESQIELITPPFPSVEEAYNYLKILTLKVNNELKNEYLWPLSMPPKLPSEELIPIAKFDDTPEGKEKEIYRLGLAHRYGKKMQLISGIHFNLSFSEELFDVLYKYFGNIEDRIKFTDKVYFTMARNFLRYRWLLIYLFGASPNSHHTFNSVINNEIKSLKKCYPECCNYIDNYKKYAVSLRVSRLGYSNDEQNKFGVSYNDKYEYLQSIRTMLSTKSEKYSKIGIIKEGKQIQLNDNILQKENEFYSPIRLKQATEKGESQLDAIEKRGVSYAEVRIIDINPFESIGISLEQLHFLQVFILFCLFESNEFINQKELDLINKNHNLVAISGRRTKLQLYQYTDGQVLLEDWGQIIFNKLFQLAEVLDAAVDSNKYMACVITQSQKLKDKSLLPSNKIVNEIKAMGESYISFGIRKALEYKKQCN, from the coding sequence ATGAATTGGAATTTTGAAAATGTATTAGATATAATTTCAAAAACAGATAGTAAGCTTCTGCTAAAAGGAAAATGGGGTATTGAGAGAGAGTCTCAAAGAGTTACTGAAAATGGATGTCTAGCGCTAACAGAACATCCAGCAGCCTTTGGCAATAAGATTTCAAACAGTGAGATTACTACAGACTTTTCTGAAAGTCAGATTGAACTTATTACACCTCCGTTTCCTTCAGTGGAAGAAGCATATAATTATCTAAAAATACTGACTTTGAAGGTTAATAATGAGCTAAAAAATGAGTACTTATGGCCATTAAGTATGCCTCCAAAACTTCCCTCAGAAGAACTTATCCCAATTGCAAAATTTGACGATACACCCGAAGGCAAAGAGAAGGAAATATATAGACTTGGACTTGCACATCGATATGGCAAAAAAATGCAGTTGATTTCAGGCATACATTTTAATTTATCTTTTAGCGAAGAGCTATTTGATGTTCTATATAAGTATTTTGGAAACATCGAAGATAGAATTAAATTTACTGATAAAGTATACTTCACAATGGCAAGAAACTTCTTAAGGTATCGTTGGCTACTTATATACCTTTTTGGAGCTTCACCCAATTCACATCATACTTTTAATTCTGTTATTAATAATGAAATAAAATCATTAAAAAAATGTTATCCTGAATGCTGCAATTACATTGATAATTATAAAAAATATGCTGTATCCTTACGTGTAAGTCGTTTAGGCTATTCAAATGATGAACAAAATAAGTTTGGAGTTTCTTATAACGATAAGTATGAATACCTACAAAGTATAAGGACAATGTTATCTACTAAAAGCGAAAAGTACTCAAAGATTGGAATAATCAAAGAAGGAAAGCAGATTCAACTTAACGATAATATTCTGCAAAAAGAAAATGAATTCTATTCTCCAATTCGATTAAAGCAAGCTACTGAAAAAGGTGAAAGCCAGTTGGATGCAATTGAAAAAAGAGGCGTAAGTTATGCTGAAGTTCGCATAATAGATATAAATCCCTTTGAAAGTATAGGAATAAGTCTTGAACAACTGCATTTTTTACAGGTATTTATACTATTTTGTCTTTTTGAAAGCAATGAATTTATAAATCAAAAAGAGTTAGACCTAATTAATAAAAATCATAATTTGGTGGCTATTTCTGGCAGAAGAACAAAGTTACAACTTTATCAATACACTGATGGTCAAGTATTGTTAGAAGATTGGGGTCAAATAATTTTTAATAAACTTTTTCAGTTAGCAGAGGTTTTGGATGCAGCCGTAGATAGCAATAAATATATGGCGTGTGTCATTACCCAATCTCAAAAGCTAAAAGACAAGTCACTTCTGCCATCAAATAAAATTGTAAATGAAATAAAAGCAATGGGAGAAAGTTATATCTCTTTTGGCATAAGAAAAGCATTGGAATATAAAAAACAATGCAATTAG
- a CDS encoding ester cyclase, with the protein MNIKEKIKYFYENVTSNNLIDEVPNYIDNNCTIRIGEKVIPVGIEGMKQHLLEVRNTYPDFKMTIIRQYCDGDYVISEFIAEGTHKGEWLGMKPSGKRLTFTGVDIDKIADGKIIEHGGATNTFEALFEENIIQPTP; encoded by the coding sequence ATGAATATAAAAGAAAAAATTAAGTATTTCTATGAAAATGTTACTTCAAATAACCTTATTGATGAGGTTCCAAACTATATAGACAATAATTGTACAATTAGAATAGGTGAAAAAGTAATTCCGGTTGGAATAGAAGGAATGAAGCAGCATCTATTAGAAGTAAGAAATACTTATCCTGATTTTAAGATGACAATAATTCGCCAATATTGTGATGGTGACTATGTTATATCTGAGTTTATAGCTGAAGGTACACACAAAGGCGAGTGGTTAGGTATGAAACCTTCTGGCAAGAGATTGACATTTACTGGTGTTGATATTGATAAAATAGCCGATGGTAAAATTATTGAACATGGTGGAGCTACAAATACGTTTGAAGCTTTGTTTGAAGAAAATATAATTCAACCGACACCGTAA
- a CDS encoding SIS domain-containing protein — translation MVKMWEEILEQPEVLKKTVTTNMAVIDELIADLKSREISTVIIAARGTSDHAAVYAKYAIETLIGIPVSLAAPSVFTMYNKKLNMKNCFVIGISQSGKAADAIEVVKAAKEQGAITMSVTNFVDSPLAQTSKYHLFCDTSVEQSVAATKTFTSTVFLLINFIAKWAQNDELLNELKNVPDIMSNIFDKADTIKEIVQKYRFMKECFVLARGINYSIALEAALKIQETTYVRAKAFATSDFHHGPFAMVERDMPVIVYAPEGPSCKDVLEMINKLKNSDADILIISNNQELLKLGNSSIEIPKGCSDYVSPLFNVVVAQMFACNLSLLKGLNPDSPRGLNKITITR, via the coding sequence ATGGTTAAGATGTGGGAAGAAATATTAGAACAACCAGAAGTTTTAAAGAAAACAGTTACTACCAATATGGCAGTTATCGATGAACTAATAGCTGATTTGAAATCTCGTGAAATTTCAACAGTAATTATTGCTGCAAGAGGAACATCAGATCATGCCGCAGTTTATGCAAAATACGCTATTGAGACTTTAATCGGAATACCTGTTTCATTGGCGGCTCCGTCAGTATTTACAATGTATAACAAGAAATTAAATATGAAGAATTGCTTTGTAATTGGTATTTCCCAGTCTGGAAAGGCAGCAGACGCAATTGAAGTAGTGAAGGCTGCTAAAGAACAGGGAGCAATTACCATGAGTGTTACTAACTTTGTGGATTCACCACTAGCTCAAACATCAAAGTATCATCTTTTCTGTGATACAAGTGTTGAACAAAGTGTAGCTGCAACAAAAACGTTTACTTCCACAGTGTTTCTTTTAATAAACTTTATTGCAAAGTGGGCACAAAATGATGAGTTATTAAATGAACTTAAAAATGTACCTGATATCATGAGCAATATATTTGACAAAGCAGATACTATTAAAGAGATAGTACAGAAGTATCGATTTATGAAGGAATGTTTTGTTCTTGCAAGAGGTATTAACTATTCAATTGCATTAGAAGCTGCTCTGAAAATACAGGAGACTACGTATGTGCGTGCTAAAGCATTTGCAACTTCTGATTTCCATCATGGGCCTTTTGCAATGGTTGAAAGGGATATGCCTGTTATTGTATATGCACCAGAAGGACCTTCTTGTAAAGATGTTTTAGAAATGATTAACAAATTAAAGAATAGTGATGCTGATATATTAATTATATCAAACAATCAAGAGTTGTTAAAGTTGGGTAATAGCAGCATTGAAATTCCTAAAGGATGCAGTGATTATGTTTCACCACTATTTAATGTTGTAGTAGCTCAAATGTTTGCATGTAATCTTTCATTATTGAAAGGACTAAATCCTGACAGTCCAAGAGGATTGAATAAGATTACTATTACACGATAA
- a CDS encoding GntR family transcriptional regulator: MNIDKTSPIPVYYQLKTILLNKIKSGEYPPGCIIPSERELSEMLGISRMTARQAINQLASEKYLVREKGKGTFVNDAKFEQRNIMSFSETVKRQGMVPITKVLEFAEETNYDIKEILDLSQEQVLFRIKRLRFADETPIAVEEVFIPKKLCPDINKLDLTKSLYELLKTYYSIDINYMDNKIEAVKASKENRQLLALSAGIPVLKISGISYTKDGDKLFYERDIYRADKYNYSVRIFMGQN; the protein is encoded by the coding sequence ATGAATATAGATAAAACAAGTCCAATACCTGTATACTATCAATTAAAAACTATTTTATTAAATAAAATAAAGTCCGGTGAATATCCTCCTGGATGCATTATTCCTTCTGAAAGAGAACTTTCCGAAATGTTAGGAATCAGTCGCATGACAGCACGACAGGCTATTAATCAATTAGCAAGCGAAAAATATTTAGTCCGTGAAAAGGGAAAGGGCACTTTTGTTAACGATGCAAAATTTGAACAAAGAAATATAATGAGTTTTTCAGAAACTGTTAAAAGGCAAGGAATGGTTCCAATAACAAAGGTACTCGAGTTTGCAGAAGAAACTAACTATGATATCAAAGAAATATTGGATTTAAGTCAGGAACAAGTATTGTTTAGAATTAAAAGACTTAGATTTGCAGATGAGACTCCCATTGCAGTAGAAGAAGTTTTTATTCCTAAAAAACTTTGTCCAGATATTAATAAATTAGATTTAACAAAATCCTTATATGAACTTTTAAAGACATATTATTCTATAGATATAAATTATATGGATAATAAAATTGAGGCAGTAAAAGCTAGTAAAGAGAATCGTCAACTGCTAGCACTTTCAGCAGGAATTCCAGTACTTAAAATTTCAGGTATAAGTTATACAAAAGATGGAGATAAATTATTCTATGAAAGAGATATTTACCGTGCCGATAAGTATAACTACAGCGTTAGAATATTTATGGGGCAAAATTAA
- a CDS encoding ROK family protein produces MKPYIASNLRDMNRKTVFDLIANVSEISRSEISQITGISAPTVLKITNYLCENGFIINAGEGQSPLGRKPQMLKFNPNFAYSIGVEYEGDYLKMGIVNVGSEIILKKIIHVKSDFENVVTHILIDNVKSLIVESGIPKDKIHGIALGLPGAVDLDNDEIRLGPLVGVCNTYPLHKIIETIKDALNISVYVCNDVNAASIGEYITRNLKNEDLVYISLGTGLGSGIILDGNLRFGKHFIAGEIGYLVYDNNFKTSECLPGSLESLINLNALTSKFKDFENRIKNRTNIKEIIDYIAPYLATTILNIISIVDVNQVVLGGIIIDMLGKELLIEVSEQFKKLSALDVNIDLRKCDEPGIIGISHLITNDYIKNIFLS; encoded by the coding sequence ATGAAACCATATATCGCTTCAAATTTAAGAGATATGAATAGAAAAACTGTATTTGACTTGATAGCAAATGTTAGCGAAATTTCACGTTCAGAAATTTCGCAGATAACAGGTATAAGTGCACCTACTGTTCTTAAGATTACAAACTATTTATGTGAAAACGGTTTCATAATAAATGCCGGAGAAGGTCAATCACCTCTTGGCAGAAAACCTCAGATGTTAAAGTTCAACCCAAACTTCGCCTACTCTATAGGTGTAGAGTATGAAGGTGATTATCTCAAAATGGGTATTGTAAACGTTGGTAGTGAAATTATTCTCAAAAAAATAATACATGTTAAAAGTGATTTTGAAAATGTGGTAACACATATATTAATAGATAACGTAAAAAGTTTGATAGTTGAGTCAGGAATACCAAAAGACAAAATTCATGGAATTGCTTTAGGTCTTCCAGGTGCTGTAGACTTAGATAATGATGAAATACGATTAGGGCCTTTAGTTGGCGTTTGTAATACATATCCATTACATAAAATAATTGAAACAATCAAAGACGCATTAAATATATCCGTTTATGTATGTAATGATGTTAATGCTGCCTCTATAGGAGAATACATAACTAGAAATCTCAAAAACGAAGATTTAGTTTATATATCTTTAGGTACTGGACTTGGAAGTGGAATTATCCTTGATGGAAATCTACGCTTTGGTAAGCACTTTATAGCTGGTGAAATTGGATACCTTGTTTACGATAATAATTTTAAAACTTCTGAGTGTTTACCAGGCTCTTTGGAATCATTAATAAATCTTAATGCATTAACATCAAAATTTAAAGATTTTGAAAACAGAATTAAGAATAGAACAAATATTAAAGAAATTATTGATTATATTGCTCCCTATCTCGCAACAACGATATTAAATATAATTAGCATAGTTGATGTAAATCAAGTTGTCCTTGGAGGTATCATAATTGATATGTTAGGTAAAGAATTGTTAATCGAAGTTTCTGAGCAATTTAAAAAATTATCTGCTTTAGATGTAAATATTGATTTACGTAAATGCGATGAACCTGGCATAATAGGTATATCACATCTTATTACTAACGATTATATTAAAAATATTTTCTTGTCATAA
- a CDS encoding NEW3 domain-containing protein has translation MKTGKKLSRTIAAALSLAITVTIATPGNTSATLNDNNRGADKLWMAIKQITGVSTIMDTGAHPDDERNSMLAYCLLEKGAETVVVTTTYGAGGQNAIGSEAGFAYSAVRARELQEAVEMIGGELVVLSEEYDNTAVDFGFSKLGEEALAIWDVDKITERMVRAIRTYRPDVIFNSANNVLSEHGQHQATNIITAEAFKKAADPKAYPDQITKEGLRPYQAKKLYDTGTADDHTAKMDYKKYNEILGLTYEQFGQNSRYLHISQSMGKVQDVTANAVSYHKLIQTTLDKKIPDKEEDMFDGIEMTYNDLAANYFKTKDVYRLLNKLQDDADDIVAAYPNYTKVTSATHDMIDDINSGLKTIKNSKLSEEEKYDLTFRLNTKLKQLYKVSEQSSSLIATITPASYEVAKGQSTKVTVQLFNGGNSNIKDLSVKLNTPAGWKVTAPKETTASKINYNSAVKFEYEVSIPKDADYFHPYAKVPMTATVSYKIDGVTAETTIEPNKLFAVMPEYSLQLSPENFVLNTTVSSTTIPVTVGVRSYVTGKTSTTVTLDVPAGWKIEPKQATVEFTGSNQNKTANFTITPPANLKEERFVIKAKATSSNMVSDQTVQVINYDHIGTTYYLYDAALNVQSAKITLPQGLKVGYFDSGKDEVYKYLKQIGMNVTVLGDNDVMYGDLSKFDTIVLGIRAYRDSDALITANNRLLDFVKNGGNLIVNYSQNSAADRWDPSFAPYPLKIGSPTLTWRVVEEDAKVTILDPNNKVFSYPNKIVASDWDGWVQERSIYNISEADPKYTKLISAIDKGSDIVQDGQWLTTNYGKGVYTYTSVVWYRQIQQAMAPGAYRMFVNMLAQKQ, from the coding sequence ATGAAGACGGGTAAAAAACTTAGTCGAACTATCGCTGCAGCACTATCCCTAGCAATAACCGTAACAATTGCAACACCTGGTAATACTTCTGCGACTCTCAATGACAACAACCGAGGCGCTGATAAGCTATGGATGGCTATTAAGCAAATCACCGGAGTCTCAACAATTATGGATACTGGTGCGCATCCAGATGATGAGCGTAACTCTATGCTCGCCTATTGCCTATTGGAAAAAGGTGCTGAAACAGTTGTAGTAACAACTACATATGGCGCAGGTGGTCAGAATGCTATAGGTAGCGAAGCTGGATTTGCCTATAGTGCAGTTCGTGCTAGAGAACTTCAAGAAGCTGTTGAGATGATTGGTGGCGAACTTGTTGTTCTAAGTGAAGAATACGATAACACAGCAGTTGATTTCGGATTCTCAAAGCTAGGTGAAGAAGCACTAGCAATCTGGGACGTTGATAAGATTACTGAACGTATGGTACGTGCTATTCGTACATACAGACCTGACGTAATTTTCAACTCAGCAAACAATGTTCTTTCTGAACATGGTCAGCATCAAGCTACTAACATAATTACAGCTGAGGCATTCAAAAAAGCTGCTGACCCAAAAGCATATCCAGATCAGATAACAAAAGAAGGCTTACGTCCATATCAAGCTAAGAAGCTGTATGATACAGGAACAGCAGATGATCATACTGCAAAAATGGACTACAAAAAGTATAATGAAATTCTTGGCTTAACATATGAGCAGTTTGGACAGAATTCACGTTACTTACATATTTCTCAGAGTATGGGTAAAGTACAAGATGTAACTGCAAATGCTGTTTCATATCACAAACTTATTCAAACAACTCTTGACAAAAAAATACCTGACAAAGAAGAAGATATGTTTGATGGCATTGAAATGACATATAATGATTTAGCTGCAAACTATTTCAAAACTAAAGATGTTTATAGATTATTAAATAAACTTCAGGACGATGCTGATGATATAGTTGCTGCATATCCAAACTATACTAAAGTAACAAGTGCAACTCATGACATGATAGATGATATAAATTCTGGACTTAAAACAATAAAAAATTCTAAGTTATCAGAAGAAGAAAAATATGATTTAACATTTAGACTTAACACTAAATTAAAACAACTTTATAAAGTAAGTGAACAGAGCTCAAGCCTTATTGCAACTATCACACCAGCTTCATATGAAGTTGCAAAGGGACAAAGCACAAAGGTAACTGTACAATTATTCAATGGTGGAAATAGCAATATTAAAGACCTCAGTGTTAAGCTTAACACTCCAGCTGGTTGGAAAGTTACAGCTCCAAAAGAAACAACTGCTTCAAAGATTAATTATAATAGTGCTGTAAAATTCGAATATGAAGTATCAATTCCTAAGGATGCAGATTACTTCCACCCATATGCAAAGGTTCCAATGACAGCAACTGTTAGCTACAAAATTGATGGTGTTACTGCAGAAACAACTATTGAACCAAACAAATTATTTGCTGTAATGCCTGAATACTCATTACAGTTATCACCTGAAAACTTTGTGCTTAATACAACTGTATCAAGTACAACTATTCCTGTAACAGTTGGTGTTAGATCATATGTTACTGGTAAAACTTCAACAACTGTAACTCTTGATGTTCCAGCTGGTTGGAAGATTGAACCAAAGCAAGCAACTGTTGAGTTTACTGGAAGCAATCAAAATAAGACAGCTAACTTTACAATTACTCCTCCAGCTAATTTGAAGGAAGAAAGATTTGTAATAAAAGCAAAGGCTACAAGTTCAAATATGGTTAGCGATCAAACAGTACAAGTTATCAACTATGACCACATAGGAACAACTTATTACCTCTATGATGCAGCTCTCAATGTACAGTCTGCAAAGATTACATTACCTCAAGGACTTAAAGTTGGTTACTTTGATTCAGGTAAAGATGAAGTTTATAAATACTTAAAGCAGATAGGTATGAATGTAACAGTACTTGGTGACAATGACGTAATGTATGGAGATCTTTCAAAGTTTGACACTATTGTACTTGGAATTCGTGCTTATAGAGATAGCGATGCACTAATTACTGCAAATAACAGACTTCTTGATTTCGTTAAAAACGGTGGTAATTTGATTGTTAACTACAGCCAGAATAGCGCAGCTGATAGATGGGATCCAAGCTTCGCACCATACCCATTGAAAATTGGTTCACCTACTCTAACATGGCGTGTAGTTGAGGAAGATGCAAAGGTAACTATCCTTGATCCTAATAATAAGGTGTTCAGTTATCCTAATAAAATTGTTGCATCTGACTGGGATGGATGGGTTCAAGAACGTAGTATCTACAACATTTCAGAAGCTGACCCTAAATATACAAAATTAATTTCTGCAATTGATAAGGGTTCTGATATAGTACAAGACGGTCAGTGGTTAACAACTAACTATGGTAAGGGTGTTTACACTTATACATCAGTAGTTTGGTACCGTCAGATACAGCAGGCTATGGCACCTGGTGCTTACCGTATGTTCGTAAATATGCTTGCACAGAAGCAATAA